The proteins below are encoded in one region of Danio rerio strain Tuebingen ecotype United States chromosome 14, GRCz12tu, whole genome shotgun sequence:
- the nkx2.5 gene encoding homeobox protein Nkx-2.5 yields the protein MAMFSSQMTSTPFSVRDILNLEQNQEDMVSLDMSQRLDSALIPTSSCMLSTFKQEQFMEMPSGSSLFSEDLQEDKGNKINSINFSASGFYAKNFLEMDYVKDAKTDDTFEDKEKKDIGCCQEDPGEDLKLDDAERPKQRKRRKPRVLFSQAQVYELERRFKQQKYLSAPERDHLANVLKLTSTQVKIWFQNRRYKCKRQRQDQTLEMVGIAPPRRISVPVLVRDGKPCLGDTSTYNTSYNVGINHFTYNTYPAFSNFPSPGNSNYSCNYPSSMSSIQPSQSNSNYMNFGVGDLNNVQASFQSSSVPSLHGIRAW from the exons ATGGCAATGTTCTCTAGCCAAATGACTTCCACTCCTTTCTCAGTGCGGGACATACTGAACCTGGAGCAGAATCAGGAGGACATGGTCTCCCTGGACATGTCTCAGCGGCTGGACAGCGCCCTTATTCCGACCTCATCTTGCATGCTGTCCACTTTCAAACAGGAACAGTTCATGGAAATGCCATCCGGATCCTCTCTCTTCAGCGAAGACCTTCAGGAGGACAAAGGCAACAAAATCAACTCTATTAACTTCAGTGCTTCAGGCTTTTACGCGAAGAACTTCCTAGAAATGGACTATGTTAAAGACGCAAAGACAGATGACACATTTGAAGACAAAGAGAAAAAAG aCATCGGCTGTTGTCAGGAAGACCCGGGTGAAGATCTGAAGCTGGATGATGCGGAGCGGCCCAagcagaggaagaggaggaagccTCGAGTTCTCTTCTCTCAGGCGCAGGTGTACGAGCTGGAGCGACGCTTCAAGCAGCAGAAATACTTGTCTGCACCAGAGAGAGACCACCTAGCCAATGTTCTCAAACTCACCTCCACACAGGTGAAGATCTGGTTCCAGAACAGACGATACAAGTGCAAGAGGCAGCGTCAGGATCAGACCCTGGAGATGGTGGGCATCGCACCTCCGAGACGCATCTCTGTGCCAGTTTTGGTTCGGGATGGTAAACCGTGTCTGGGAGACACGTCCACTTACAACACCTCATACAATGTGGGAATCAATCATTTCACCTACAACACCTACCCTGCGTTTAGTAATTTTCCGAGTCCAGGCAACTCGAACTACTCATGCAACTATCCGTCGAGCATGTCCAGCATCCAACCTTCACAGTCCAACAGCAACTACATGAACTTTGGTGTTGGGGATCTAAATAACGTCCAGGCTTCATTTCAATCCAGCAGTGTTCCTTCACTACATGGCATCAGAGCTTGGTGA
- the nkx2.5 gene encoding homeobox protein Nkx-2.5 isoform X1: MVSLDMSQRLDSALIPTSSCMLSTFKQEQFMEMPSGSSLFSEDLQEDKGNKINSINFSASGFYAKNFLEMDYVKDAKTDDTFEDKEKKDIGCCQEDPGEDLKLDDAERPKQRKRRKPRVLFSQAQVYELERRFKQQKYLSAPERDHLANVLKLTSTQVKIWFQNRRYKCKRQRQDQTLEMVGIAPPRRISVPVLVRDGKPCLGDTSTYNTSYNVGINHFTYNTYPAFSNFPSPGNSNYSCNYPSSMSSIQPSQSNSNYMNFGVGDLNNVQASFQSSSVPSLHGIRAW, translated from the exons ATGGTCTCCCTGGACATGTCTCAGCGGCTGGACAGCGCCCTTATTCCGACCTCATCTTGCATGCTGTCCACTTTCAAACAGGAACAGTTCATGGAAATGCCATCCGGATCCTCTCTCTTCAGCGAAGACCTTCAGGAGGACAAAGGCAACAAAATCAACTCTATTAACTTCAGTGCTTCAGGCTTTTACGCGAAGAACTTCCTAGAAATGGACTATGTTAAAGACGCAAAGACAGATGACACATTTGAAGACAAAGAGAAAAAAG aCATCGGCTGTTGTCAGGAAGACCCGGGTGAAGATCTGAAGCTGGATGATGCGGAGCGGCCCAagcagaggaagaggaggaagccTCGAGTTCTCTTCTCTCAGGCGCAGGTGTACGAGCTGGAGCGACGCTTCAAGCAGCAGAAATACTTGTCTGCACCAGAGAGAGACCACCTAGCCAATGTTCTCAAACTCACCTCCACACAGGTGAAGATCTGGTTCCAGAACAGACGATACAAGTGCAAGAGGCAGCGTCAGGATCAGACCCTGGAGATGGTGGGCATCGCACCTCCGAGACGCATCTCTGTGCCAGTTTTGGTTCGGGATGGTAAACCGTGTCTGGGAGACACGTCCACTTACAACACCTCATACAATGTGGGAATCAATCATTTCACCTACAACACCTACCCTGCGTTTAGTAATTTTCCGAGTCCAGGCAACTCGAACTACTCATGCAACTATCCGTCGAGCATGTCCAGCATCCAACCTTCACAGTCCAACAGCAACTACATGAACTTTGGTGTTGGGGATCTAAATAACGTCCAGGCTTCATTTCAATCCAGCAGTGTTCCTTCACTACATGGCATCAGAGCTTGGTGA